The Halovivax ruber XH-70 genome includes the window CCTCCCGCCGCTCCAGGAACTCCTCGAGATCGCTCTCACTCTCGAAGGCCGTCCCGTAGATCCGGGTCTGCATCGGGTTGGTCTCGTCCCCACGCCAGTAGGCACCCGCGATCTCGAGCAGTTCGACGGCACCGATCTCGCCGGTCGAGTCGACGTGCGGGCCGGCACAGAGGTCCTCCCACTCACCCTGGGTGTAGAAAGTGACCGTCTCACCTTCCTCGGCCAATTCCTCCAGAAGTTCGAGTTTGTACGGTTCGTCGGCGAGGCGGTCCTCGGCCTCGGCGATCGAGACCTCCTCGCGTTCGATATCGAGGTCTTCGTCGACGATCGATTCCATCTCCGACTCGAGGGCTGGAAGGTCGTCCTCGTCGACGTCGAGTTGATCGAAGTCGTAGTAGAAGCCCTCGTCGGTGGGCGGCCCGATCGCCAACTGAACGTCGTCACCGAACTGACGCTCGACGGCCTGGGCGAGCGTGTGCGCCGCCGAGTGGCGCATCACGTCCAGGTACTCGTCGGACTGATCGGTGACGATCTCTAAGTTCACCCCGTCGTAGACGGGTGCTTCTTTGGCGACGAGCTCGCCGTCGAGTTTGCCCGCGACCGTGTCACTCCCGAGGCCGGGGCCGATCTCGTAGGCGCAGTCCTCGACGGTCGCGTCCGCGTCGACGTCGAGTTCGGACCCGTCCGGCAATACGACCGCTATTCCGTGCTGTGAATCTGGTTCTGACATGACTGTGATAGCGCGTGGTACTTCTCGGAGAAGCCCGATCCGGCGTCCGCGAACGCCGCCCGCTGGTCGACCGATTTCGACACAGCGACCGGTAGGTGTGGGTTAGAAGCGGGCGGAACGCCCTGTAAAGCGGACACCTACCATCGTGACTACGCGTAGCCCGGACCACAATAAAAACGTTTTGATGGTCGAGCCCCCGGCAGTCGGCGGGAACCGGCACGTGCCGGGTCCGCCCGGCGAGGACCGACGACGATCGGTCCAGTTTCGACCCTGGGAAGTCGCCGGACCCTGGCTCACCCGGCCGCGGACTCACTCCCGATCGGCGTCGGCGAGCAGTTCGCTCGCGGTCACCAGCGCATCCATCTCGACGCCCGCGTCCGCGACCGTCTCGCGGCCGCCCTCCTCGCGATCGACGACGACCAGCGCGCGCTCGACCGTCGCACCCGCGTCCCTGAGCGCCTCGACGGCCTCGACCAGACTCGTCCCGGTCGTCACGATGTCCTCGATCACGACGACCGACTCGCCCTCGTCGAGCCGGCCCTCGACGAGATTCGCCGTGCCGTAGTCCTTGCGCTGCTTGCGTGCGATAACGTACGGGACGCCTGCAGCGACGCTCGTCGCCGCCGCGAGCGGGACGCCCCCCAGCGCCACGCCGCCGAGTTTGTCGTCCGCGCCCAGGCGCTCGGCGAACGCGTCGGCGATCGCCGAGAGACAGGTCGGATCCGTCTCGAAGAGGTACTTGTCGACGTAGTACTCGCTGGTCCCCCCGTGGGAAAGTTCGAACTCGCCGAACTGTACGGCATCCGCGGCACGGAGCGCGTCGATGAGTGTCTGGTTGGTCATACCCGACGTGTACGAGGCGACCGAGATAAGCGGTTTGAAAGCAGATTCCTCGGTTCCGACAGCCCCATTGGCCCCACGTCTACCACGGTTCGTCCTTGAACCCGAACCAGTAGGCCAGGACGTTCGTCCCGACGTGGAGGATCGGCGTCAGCACGAGAATCACCGCCAGGACGCCGAGGGTGTACTCGTCGCGGAACCATCCCGGCGCGACGACGTACGCGAACACGAGCGCCAGGACGACGAAGTCGAGCTGGTCGACCACCGGAAACGGCGCGCCGCGGCGCCGGCCGGTCCGGCGTTTGAGGAACGACGCGGCGATGTCGCCACACATCGCCCCCAGCGGCAGGGCGATCGCCACCGCGAGCGGGAACGTCGGCAACCCGATCCCGATCGCCGAGCCAACTTCGCCCGCGATCGCGTTCAGAACGAACGCGAGCACGGCCCCCACGGCCGTCCCGACAGCGGTTCCGCGCCAGCTCTTACCGTCACCGAGCAGTCGCGACCCGCCAAGCGTCCGGCCGCCGTCGATCGGCCGCCCGCCGCCGGCCAGCACCGCCGCGTTGTTCGGAACGTACGCGGGCAACATCAGCCAGAACGCGACGACGATCGTCGAGAGTACTCCCATTCTCGATCGGTGGAACGAACTCACCCCTCTTAATCGCACTCACTTTCGGTCGTCACCCTGACACGGCCTCCAATCGCCCGACTACACGTGGACCAGCGTCGACCACCACGTCACCACACTCACCGCATCTGCCAGCGCTGCGTTCCCCGCCTATCAGTACCACGATGGTGGGGACGACCAGCGCGAATCATCAACGCACATATATCCCGCCTCGAAATGATCGCGTATGCTTCCCCCGATCGCGAGTCGTTTCGTCGCCGGTGAATCACCGGCCGACGCGCTCGAGCACGCTCGTGAGGTGAACGAGCGTGGCGTCTCAGTGATCCTGAATCGGCTCGGCGAACACTACGACGAACGCGGACCCGCCGAGGACGACGCCGCGGCCTACCGCGATCTCGTCGAAGAACTCGCGAACACCGACGTCGACGCCTGCATCTCGATCAAGCCGTCCCAGCTGGGACTCGACGTCGGCGACGACACCTTCCGCGAGCTCGTCACCGACCTCGTCGACCACGCCGCCGACCGCGACGTCTTCGTCTGGATCGACATGGAAGACCACCCGACGACCGACGTCACGCTCGACGTCTTCTGCGACCTCGCCCGGAAACACGACGGCGGCGTCGGTGTCTGCGTGCAGGCGAACCTCGAACGTACCCGAGCGGACGTCGAACGACTCGCCGACGTCCCCGGCAAGGTCCGCTTCGTGAAAGGCGCCTACGACGAACCCGCCTCGATTGCGTACAAAGACAAAGCCCGCGTCGACGAGGCCTACCGAGAACTCCTCGAATACGCCTTCGAGCACTTCGACGGCGGCATCGCCGTCGGCAGCCACGATCCCGAGATGATCGACCTGGCGAAACGGCTCCACGACGAACACGGCACGGACTTCGAGATCCAGATGCTCATGGGCGTTCGAACCGACGCCCAGTTCGATCTCGCCGCCGAGGGCTACGACGTCTGGCAGTACGCCCCCTACGGCGGCAAGTGGCTCTCGTACTTCTGGCGGCGCGTCCGCGAACGGAAGGAGAACCTGCTGTTCGCTCTCAGGGCCGTCGTCGGCCGGTAACCCACCGATCGCAATTTTGGGTGCCAGCGTGCCATCACCTGACACACCTCCGTTCAGTACACGCCTCACCCGGAACAAATGAACACGCTCATAGGGGCCGGGTGAGTGATTCCGAGCATGACCTCGTGGAAACGGGACTTCGCAAGCGGCCTCGTGGTCCTCGGCCCGATCCTCGTCACTCTCTTCGTTCTCTACTGGCTCTACGGCTACGTCGCCGCACTGGCGCCAGGGTTCATCCTGCCGGACGACTTCATCGTCGAATTCCTCGGCAACGGCGAGGCTGCCCAGCAACTGGCCGGGCTCATCCGGGTCCTGATCACGATGACGGTCCTCGTCATTCTCGTCTTCGCCATCGGCTACCTGATGCGAACCACCGTCGGCGACCTCTTCGAACGCCTCATCGACAACCTCGCCAACCGCCTCCCCGGCCTCCGCGTCGTCTACAACGCCTCGAAGATGGCCGCACAGACCGCCGTCGGCGAACAGGAGACGCTTCAGGAACCGGTCAAACTCGAAGTCTGGGACGACCTCCGAATGACGGCGTTCCGCACGGGAAAAACCGCCGAAGACGGCCGACAGCTCGTCTTCATCCCGACCTCGCCGAACATCACCAGCGGCTTCGTCGTGGAAGTGGAACCGGACAACGTCGAGGAACTCGACGAAAACGTCGAAGAAGCCCTCACTCGGGTTCTGAGCGCCGGCTTCGGCGATAGCGATCGTGACGGCCCCATGGGCGGCGGCATCCCGATCGACGTCATCGACGAAGGCACGACCACGACGGAGACGAAAACAGACGACGACTAACACCGAACTTTTACACTGCGTTTGTGTCTCGCTGGGTGCGCTAGCGCGCACCACAGCGAGTCGACACTCGGTAAAACTTCGATGAAAAGCACTCCTCCCTCCCCGACAGCCGCGCACAGCGCGGCTTTTGGGTCAGTCGTCGGCCCGCTCACAGCCTCCGGCTGCTCGCGGTGAACGCATGTGAGTCCGCCAGCCTTTCCCCGGGTCGTGACAACGGCGCTTCGCGCCGCGTCACTCCCGGCCGGCAGTCTTCATCCAATTCCCCCTTCAAACAAGAAGTTGGCCGTGAGCCCGGTTGCCGCAATACGGCGGCCGGGCGAACCGGGGAAGGGCAGGCATCTCTATCGAATTATTCCGCGAGTGAGGCACCGCCGAGCGAGCGGGCCGACGACTGATGTGGAGGGCGCTACGCGCCCGGAACGGAGGGAGGAGTGCTTTTCATCGAAGTTTTTCCGAGCGTCGGCGGACCGTGCGCCAGCAGCGCTGGCGTCGGTCCGCCAGAGCGCAGCGAAAAAGTTCGCTAGGGGTACGTGAACCACTCCTCGTGGTCGTCGGTGCGGCGTTCGACGACGTCGAAGAAGCGGGTCTGGAGTTCCTCGGTGATGGGGCCGCGGGAGCCGTCGCCGATCTCGACGTTGTCGACGCGTTTGATCGGGGTGACTTCGGCGGCGGAGCCGGTGAAGAAGAGTTCGTCGGCGGTGTGGAGTTCGCCGCGGGAGATGGTGGCGCCGTCGTGGACGGTGTAGCCGAGCTCGCGGGCGAGCGTGATGACGGTGTCGCGGGTGATGCCGTCGAGGATGGATTCGGCGAGGCCGGGCGTGTAGAGTTCGCCGTCGCGGACGAGGAAGATGTTCTCGCCGGGGCCTTCGGCGACGTTGCCCTCCTTGTTGAGGACGATGGCTTCGGCGTAGCCGTTGCGGCGGGCCTCCTCGCCGGCGAGCATGCTGTTGACGTAGAGGCCGGTGGTCTTGGCGTTGGTCGGGATCTGGCTGGAGGCGTGTTTCCGCCAGGAGGAGACCATCACGTCGATGCCGTTTTCGAGGGCGTCCTCGCCGAGATAGGTGCCCCACGGCCAGACGGCGATGGCGGTGCGGGTCGGACAGTCGCCGGGGCTGACACCCAGCGACTCGTAGCCGTAGAACGCGAGCGGGCGGATGTAACAGGAGGCCAGATCCTGTCGCCGGATGAGTTCCATCGTGGCCTCGGTGAGTTCTTCGCGCGTGTGGTCGATCTCCATCTCGTAGGGTTTCGCAGAATTGTAGAGGCGATCTAGGTGTTCCGGCCAGCGGAAGAGAGCGGGGCCGTCCTCGGTTTCGTAGCAGCGAGCGCCCTCGAAGATGCCGGTTCCGTAGTGCATCGCGTGCGTGAGGACGTGGATCTGGGCGTCCTCCCAGTCGACGAACTCGCCGTCCATCCAGATCGT containing:
- a CDS encoding branched-chain amino acid transaminase yields the protein MASFDEMDVDTIWMDGEFVDWEDAQIHVLTHAMHYGTGIFEGARCYETEDGPALFRWPEHLDRLYNSAKPYEMEIDHTREELTEATMELIRRQDLASCYIRPLAFYGYESLGVSPGDCPTRTAIAVWPWGTYLGEDALENGIDVMVSSWRKHASSQIPTNAKTTGLYVNSMLAGEEARRNGYAEAIVLNKEGNVAEGPGENIFLVRDGELYTPGLAESILDGITRDTVITLARELGYTVHDGATISRGELHTADELFFTGSAAEVTPIKRVDNVEIGDGSRGPITEELQTRFFDVVERRTDDHEEWFTYP
- the pyrE gene encoding orotate phosphoribosyltransferase, producing the protein MTNQTLIDALRAADAVQFGEFELSHGGTSEYYVDKYLFETDPTCLSAIADAFAERLGADDKLGGVALGGVPLAAATSVAAGVPYVIARKQRKDYGTANLVEGRLDEGESVVVIEDIVTTGTSLVEAVEALRDAGATVERALVVVDREEGGRETVADAGVEMDALVTASELLADADRE
- a CDS encoding proline dehydrogenase family protein; this encodes MLPPIASRFVAGESPADALEHAREVNERGVSVILNRLGEHYDERGPAEDDAAAYRDLVEELANTDVDACISIKPSQLGLDVGDDTFRELVTDLVDHAADRDVFVWIDMEDHPTTDVTLDVFCDLARKHDGGVGVCVQANLERTRADVERLADVPGKVRFVKGAYDEPASIAYKDKARVDEAYRELLEYAFEHFDGGIAVGSHDPEMIDLAKRLHDEHGTDFEIQMLMGVRTDAQFDLAAEGYDVWQYAPYGGKWLSYFWRRVRERKENLLFALRAVVGR
- a CDS encoding DUF502 domain-containing protein codes for the protein MTSWKRDFASGLVVLGPILVTLFVLYWLYGYVAALAPGFILPDDFIVEFLGNGEAAQQLAGLIRVLITMTVLVILVFAIGYLMRTTVGDLFERLIDNLANRLPGLRVVYNASKMAAQTAVGEQETLQEPVKLEVWDDLRMTAFRTGKTAEDGRQLVFIPTSPNITSGFVVEVEPDNVEELDENVEEALTRVLSAGFGDSDRDGPMGGGIPIDVIDEGTTTTETKTDDD
- a CDS encoding CDP-2,3-bis-(O-geranylgeranyl)-sn-glycerol synthase yields the protein MGVLSTIVVAFWLMLPAYVPNNAAVLAGGGRPIDGGRTLGGSRLLGDGKSWRGTAVGTAVGAVLAFVLNAIAGEVGSAIGIGLPTFPLAVAIALPLGAMCGDIAASFLKRRTGRRRGAPFPVVDQLDFVVLALVFAYVVAPGWFRDEYTLGVLAVILVLTPILHVGTNVLAYWFGFKDEPW